A window from Hymenobacter volaticus encodes these proteins:
- the pyk gene encoding pyruvate kinase produces METRAQFNKTKIVATVGPASNTYERLAMLIREGVDVFRLNFSHGSYEDHLSVINTVRRLNKDLRTNVGLLQDLQGPKIRLGEVEGGGVEITRGDKIKLVCGEKEISTATRLSTIYLGLARDVKPGDMILLDDGKIELKVLATDRETEVDVEVIYGGLVKPRKGINLPDSEVSAPSMTEKDIEDLKFGLANDVDWIALSFARRAEDIRFIKSLIAEEGKDTRVIAKIETPEGLRNLDEIIAITDAVMVARGDLGVEVKMEEVPMAQKMIVEKCNKAGKPVIVATQMMESMISAPRPTRAETSDVANAVMDGADALMLSAETAVGQYPAEVIRSMVGTIASVESRMQSLYNHWFPIDPTAPSFMVDSLLSAACHLAKNTGAKAITAMTHRGYTAFQIAKYRPKANIFVFTDNRPLLTTLSLIWGVRGFYYDRMVSTDNTVLDIKYVLTTMGHLQKGDVFINTASMPINEKGKANMVKVSVA; encoded by the coding sequence ATGGAAACACGTGCTCAGTTCAATAAAACCAAAATTGTGGCCACCGTCGGCCCAGCATCCAACACCTACGAGCGGTTGGCTATGCTCATCCGCGAAGGGGTGGATGTATTTCGGCTCAATTTTTCGCACGGCTCCTACGAAGATCACCTGTCGGTAATTAACACTGTCCGGCGCCTAAACAAAGACTTGCGCACCAATGTCGGCTTGCTGCAAGACTTACAAGGCCCCAAAATCCGATTGGGTGAGGTAGAGGGCGGCGGCGTCGAAATCACGCGCGGCGACAAAATTAAGCTGGTATGTGGCGAAAAGGAAATCAGCACGGCTACCCGCTTGAGCACCATCTACCTAGGTCTGGCCCGCGACGTGAAGCCCGGCGACATGATTCTGCTCGATGATGGCAAGATTGAACTGAAAGTGCTGGCTACTGACCGCGAAACGGAAGTGGACGTGGAAGTAATATATGGTGGCCTGGTAAAGCCTCGCAAAGGCATTAACCTCCCTGATTCCGAAGTGTCGGCTCCTTCCATGACCGAGAAGGATATTGAAGACCTGAAATTTGGTTTGGCCAATGATGTGGATTGGATAGCCTTGTCGTTTGCTCGCCGGGCCGAGGACATTCGCTTTATCAAGAGCCTGATTGCGGAAGAAGGCAAGGACACGCGCGTAATTGCCAAAATCGAAACACCCGAAGGCCTCCGCAACCTCGACGAAATCATTGCTATTACGGATGCCGTGATGGTAGCCCGCGGCGACCTAGGGGTGGAAGTGAAAATGGAAGAGGTGCCTATGGCGCAGAAGATGATTGTTGAGAAGTGCAACAAGGCCGGCAAGCCGGTTATTGTGGCTACTCAGATGATGGAAAGTATGATTTCGGCTCCGCGCCCAACTCGTGCTGAAACCTCCGATGTAGCCAACGCCGTGATGGATGGCGCCGACGCGCTGATGCTGTCTGCTGAAACTGCCGTAGGCCAGTATCCAGCCGAGGTTATCCGCTCGATGGTGGGCACTATTGCTAGCGTAGAAAGCCGCATGCAGAGCCTCTACAACCACTGGTTCCCCATTGATCCTACGGCTCCAAGCTTTATGGTGGACAGTTTGCTGTCGGCAGCTTGTCACTTAGCCAAGAACACAGGTGCTAAGGCCATTACGGCCATGACGCACCGCGGCTATACGGCCTTCCAGATTGCGAAGTACCGCCCCAAAGCCAACATCTTCGTGTTCACCGATAATCGTCCCCTGCTGACCACCCTCAGCCTGATATGGGGTGTGCGCGGTTTCTACTACGACCGGATGGTGAG
- a CDS encoding IPExxxVDY family protein, producing MKTLTLDVEYECNFDLFGVVSSSREHTLAWQLNQLLRLRLVKQQDLIYDLFSQGRLVISNYLHATEHLTLRLLRNRSLDPSVLKKPFLAPDIKEYDYLIQVSNGSGMLAPETLVTELAALPVVQYVCQFDPNSLKFKENLLF from the coding sequence ATGAAAACGCTCACTCTGGACGTAGAATACGAATGCAACTTCGACCTATTTGGGGTGGTTTCGTCGAGCCGTGAGCACACCTTGGCTTGGCAACTCAACCAGCTGCTACGCCTGCGGCTGGTGAAACAGCAAGATCTGATTTACGACTTGTTCAGCCAAGGGCGGCTGGTTATCAGCAACTATTTGCACGCCACCGAGCACCTCACGCTACGGCTGTTGCGCAACCGCTCCCTCGATCCGTCGGTACTGAAAAAGCCGTTTCTCGCACCCGATATCAAGGAATACGATTACCTGATTCAGGTCAGCAACGGCTCGGGCATGCTAGCGCCCGAAACCTTAGTAACGGAACTTGCCGCCCTTCCTGTCGTGCAGTACGTATGTCAATTCGACCCGAATAGCCTGAAGTTTAAAGAAAATCTGCTCTTTTGA
- a CDS encoding acyl carrier protein, with translation MSEIAEKVKAIIIDKLGVEASEVTPEASFTNDLGADSLDTVELIMEFEKEFNVSIPDDQAENIGTVGQAISYLEEHAK, from the coding sequence ATGTCTGAAATTGCAGAAAAAGTAAAAGCCATCATCATCGATAAACTAGGCGTAGAAGCATCTGAGGTTACTCCCGAGGCAAGCTTCACCAACGACCTGGGTGCCGACTCGCTCGACACAGTAGAGCTGATTATGGAGTTTGAAAAAGAATTCAACGTGTCTATTCCCGACGACCAAGCCGAAAACATCGGTACCGTGGGTCAGGCTATCAGCTACCTCGAGGAACACGCCAAGTAA
- the fabF gene encoding beta-ketoacyl-ACP synthase II: protein MASRRVVVTGLGAITPLGSTVPAYWDGLRQGISGAAPITRFDASKFKTRFACEVKDYNPDNYFDRKEGRKMDLFTQFAVIASDEAILDAGLAEGVNKDRVGVIWGSGIGGLQTFQNECFTFAKGDGTPRYNPFFIPKMIADSSSGNISIKNGFRGPNFVTTSACASSSDAIVAAYNYIRLGMADVVVTGGSEAAITEAGVGGFNALKAMSERNDDAPSASRPYDKDRDGFVLGEGSGALVIEDYEHAKARGAKIYAEIIGGGLSSDAYHITAPDPTGEGVVLVMQNALRDAGIQPEEVDYINTHGTSTPLGDGAEVKAIQKVFGEHAYNLNISSTKSMTGHLLGGAGGIESVASILAIQHGIIPPTINHFTDDPELDARLNFTFNEAQTREVNVAISNTFGFGGHNTSVVFRKFQA from the coding sequence ATGGCTTCTCGGAGAGTTGTCGTTACGGGGTTGGGTGCCATCACGCCGCTTGGTAGCACTGTTCCAGCATATTGGGACGGTCTGCGCCAAGGTATCAGTGGTGCCGCACCTATCACCCGCTTCGACGCCAGCAAGTTCAAGACTCGCTTCGCCTGCGAAGTGAAAGATTACAATCCAGATAATTACTTCGACCGCAAAGAAGGTCGGAAGATGGACCTGTTTACGCAGTTTGCCGTCATTGCCAGCGACGAGGCCATCCTCGATGCAGGTTTGGCCGAAGGCGTAAACAAGGACCGGGTAGGTGTTATCTGGGGTTCAGGCATTGGCGGGTTGCAAACGTTTCAAAACGAGTGCTTCACCTTTGCTAAGGGCGACGGCACCCCGCGCTACAACCCCTTCTTCATTCCGAAAATGATTGCCGATAGCTCGTCGGGCAACATTTCGATTAAGAATGGCTTCCGTGGCCCCAACTTCGTCACAACTTCGGCCTGTGCTTCTTCCTCCGACGCCATTGTAGCCGCCTACAACTACATCCGCCTCGGTATGGCCGATGTAGTGGTAACCGGTGGCTCGGAAGCTGCTATCACGGAAGCCGGGGTAGGTGGCTTCAACGCCCTCAAGGCCATGAGCGAACGGAACGACGACGCTCCTTCGGCTTCGCGGCCCTACGATAAGGACCGGGACGGTTTCGTGCTAGGCGAAGGTTCGGGTGCGCTGGTAATCGAGGATTACGAGCATGCTAAAGCCCGCGGTGCCAAAATCTACGCCGAAATCATTGGCGGTGGTCTTTCTTCGGATGCCTATCACATCACGGCTCCCGACCCAACAGGCGAAGGAGTGGTGCTAGTAATGCAAAACGCGTTGCGCGATGCTGGTATTCAGCCCGAGGAGGTAGACTACATCAACACGCACGGCACCAGCACGCCTCTTGGCGACGGTGCCGAGGTGAAGGCTATCCAGAAAGTGTTTGGAGAGCATGCTTACAACCTTAACATCAGCTCTACCAAGAGCATGACGGGGCACTTGCTGGGCGGTGCAGGCGGTATTGAGTCGGTGGCCAGCATTTTGGCTATTCAGCACGGCATTATACCACCTACTATCAACCACTTCACCGACGACCCCGAGTTGGATGCCCGTCTGAACTTCACGTTCAATGAAGCCCAAACCCGCGAGGTGAATGTGGCGATAAGCAATACGTTTGGTTTCGGTGGACACAACACGTCGGTGGTGTTCCGCAAATTTCAAGCGTAA
- the rnc gene encoding ribonuclease III, translated as MARLPLFGFFRRMLGQDQAFLQAIATVTGRTPSNVRLYRLAFTHSSVVRQQGEQGRQQSNERLEFLGDAVLGTVVAEYLFRKFPYEQEGFLTEMRSRIVNRESLNSLALKLGLDKLVQLDPGQGRAARSRSVNGNALEALVGAVYLDQGYKAARKFVLGRIVKPYVDVKSMTQTTTNFKSKLIEWAQRNGKTLRYELSGEPRPGGVMEFSATVLLDEEAIATGMGLSKKQAEQLAAERALEMLGV; from the coding sequence ATGGCACGTCTGCCCTTGTTCGGCTTTTTTCGGCGAATGCTGGGGCAGGACCAAGCCTTCCTGCAAGCTATTGCTACGGTAACGGGCCGCACGCCTTCCAACGTGCGGCTTTATCGTTTGGCGTTTACCCACTCGTCGGTAGTGCGGCAGCAAGGCGAGCAAGGACGGCAGCAAAGCAACGAGCGGCTGGAGTTTCTCGGCGACGCGGTGCTTGGTACAGTAGTAGCCGAATACTTGTTTCGTAAGTTTCCTTACGAGCAGGAAGGCTTTCTGACAGAGATGCGCAGCCGCATTGTGAACCGGGAAAGCCTAAATTCTCTGGCCCTGAAATTGGGCCTCGATAAGCTCGTACAGCTCGATCCGGGGCAGGGCCGGGCGGCCCGTTCTCGTTCCGTGAACGGCAACGCCCTGGAAGCGCTGGTAGGCGCTGTATACTTAGATCAGGGCTATAAAGCTGCCCGCAAGTTTGTACTAGGCCGCATTGTGAAGCCCTATGTGGATGTAAAGTCCATGACCCAAACCACTACCAACTTCAAGAGCAAACTTATTGAGTGGGCGCAACGCAATGGCAAAACCTTGCGCTATGAGTTGAGTGGGGAGCCCCGGCCGGGTGGCGTTATGGAGTTTTCTGCCACGGTGCTGCTTGATGAAGAAGCTATAGCCACGGGCATGGGCCTAAGCAAGAAACAAGCCGAGCAATTGGCCGCTGAGCGCGCCTTGGAAATGCTAGGCGTGTAG